From Rutidosis leptorrhynchoides isolate AG116_Rl617_1_P2 chromosome 3, CSIRO_AGI_Rlap_v1, whole genome shotgun sequence, a single genomic window includes:
- the LOC139895681 gene encoding UMP-CMP kinase, with translation MLRRIRSLSTLISSAKPSLLNQVTYGLHFLEAFSTEALKPAEAGILSKARTPTVNFVLGGPGVGKGTQCTRIAETYGFTHLSVGDLLRKEISSSSEYGEMILETITKGKIVSSEVTVKLLKRTIESSETDRFLIDGFPRSEENRVAYERIIGIEPEVVLFFDCDEEEMLKRVLHRNQGRVDDNINTTMERLKVFEAYTLPVIRYYTGKGKLHKINAIGTEDEIFERVRPIFST, from the exons ATGCTGAGGCGTATTCGTTCACTGTCAACGCTGATTTCATCGGCCAAACCGTCTCTGCTTAATCAG GTGACATATGGATTGCATTTTCTGGAAGCATTCAGCACAGAGGCCCTAAAGCCG GCAGAGGCTGGAATACTGTCTAAGGCGAGGACCCCAACCGTTAACTTTGTATTAG GTGGCCCTGGTGTTGGAAAAGGTACACAATGTACAAGGATTGCAGAGACTTATGGGTTCACACACCTAAGCGTAGGGGATTTGTTGAGAAAAGAAATCTCTTCCAGCAGTGAATATGG TGAAATGATTCTTGAGACAATTACAAAAGGAAAAATAGTTTCTTCTGAAGTGACTGTCAAATTGTTAAAACGTACAATTGAATCTAGCGAAACTGATAGATTCCTAATTGATGGTTTCCCAAGGAGTGAGGAGAACCGTGTGGCTTATGAACGAATC ATTGGAATAGAACCGGAAGTTGTACTTTTCTTCGATTGCGATGAAGAGGAGATGCTGAAACGAGTTCTACATCGTAATCAG GGGAGAGTTGATGATAACATTAATACGACAATGGAACGTCTTAAAGTGTTTGAAGCTTATACTCTACCAGTAATTAGATACTACACTGGCAAAGGGAAACTTCACAAG ATCAATGCCATAGGAACAGAAGATGAGATATTTGAACGAGTGCGTCCTATTTTTTCCACATAA
- the LOC139895682 gene encoding pentatricopeptide repeat-containing protein At4g25270, chloroplastic produces MAVISLQCQIITAICSKKQPNKKHYQQKHNQITKSPFLNSSPPTQLIIQQKQLPQTKLEALYNVINEVETSIKKGIKIDDPHIYSSLLETCFRLNAIEQGIRIHGLIPEKLLRTNVGVSSKLLRLYATNGYIEEAHQVFDYMSERNTYAFAWNSLISGYSELGMYEDALALYFQMMEEGVKPDEFTFPRVIKACGGIGLIHVGQEIHREIVRCGFGNDGFVLNGLVDMYAKCGDIVRARKVFNKIVEKNTVSWNSMISGYVKHDLMFDALVIFRRMILGGYEPDSISLSTILTGGMALKHADEIHCWAIRKGIVWSIPIANSLVFVYSSHGRLDRSRWVFDEMPERDLVSWNTIISVHHKHSNAILYFERMLSANVSPDAITFVSVLTACAHLILIKDGERLFLLMTEKYGIIPSMEHFACLVNLYGRAGLIVEARNVITEKMKFEAGPTVWGALLHACYVYGNVEIGVIAAEKLFELEPDNDYNFKLLMQIYTKAGREQDVERVKVMMVSRGFDL; encoded by the coding sequence ATGGCTGTTATTAGTTTGCAGTGTCAAATCATCACCGCGATATGTTCCAAAAAACAACCAAACAAGAAACATTATCAACAAAAACATAATCAAATCACTAAATCGCCGTTTCTTAATTCATCACCACCAACGCAACTTATTATCCAACAAAAACAATTACCACAAACTAAGCTAGAAGCACTTTACAACGTTATCAATGAGGTCGAAACATCTATAAAAAAGGGTATAAAAATCGATGATCCCCATATATATTCATCTCTTCTTGAAACGTGTTTTCGTTTGAACGCCATAGAACAAGGTATTCGAATACATGGATTAATACCCGAAAAGCTTTTACGTACAAACGTCGGTGTTTCATCAAAGTTACTTAGACTGTACGCTACAAATGGGTACATTGAGGAAGCACACCAGGTGTTTGATTATATGTCTGAGAGAAATACTTATGCATTCGCCTGGAATTCACTTATTTCTGGTTATTCAGAATTGGGTATGTACGAGGATGCATTGGCATTATACTTTCAAATGATGGAAGAAGGTGTAAAACCCGATGAGTTTACCTTTCCTCGTGTTATTAAAGCTTGTGGCGGCATTGGGTTGATTCATGTTGGTCAAGAGATTCATCGTGAGATTGTTCGTTGTGGGTTTGGGAACGACGGGTTTGTCCTTAATGGATTAGTTGATATGTACGCGAAATGTGGTGATATTGTGAGGGCACGTAAAGTGTTTAATAAAATTGTGGAAAAAAATACAGTTTCGTGGAATTCGATGATTTCTGGTTATGTTAAACATGATCTAATGTTTGACGCTTTAGTCATTTTTCGACGTATGATATTAGGCGGATACGAGCCTGACTCGATTTCACTTTCAACTATTCTCACAGGTGGGATGGCGTTGAAACATGCAGACGAAATTCATTGTTGGGCCATTCGTAAAGGAATAGTATGGAGTATACCAATAGCTAATTCTTTAGTTTTCGTGTACTCTAGTCATGGTAGGTTGGATAGATCAAGATGGGTGTTCGACGAAATGCCTGAAAGAGACTTGGTTTCTTGGAACACTATAATTTCTGTACATCACAAACACTCGAATGCAATTCTatatttcgagcgtatgttgagtgcCAACGTTTCTCCTGACGCTATTACATTCGTCTCTGTATTAACTGCATGTGCTCATTTGATACTTATCAAAGATGGTGAAAGATTATTTTTGTTAATGACTGAAAAATATGGAATTATTCCGAGTATGGAGCATTTTGCGTGTTTAGTAAATCTTTATGGTAGGGCTGGATTGATTGTTGAAGCTCGCAACGTGATCACGGAGAAAATGAAATTTGAAGCTGGTCCAACGGTTTGGGGAGCATTATTACATGCTTGTTATGTTTATGGGAATGTAGAGATTGGAGTGATTGCTGCTGAAAAGCTATTCGAGTTGGAGCCTGATAACGATTACAATTTTAAGCTTTTGATGCAGATTTATACCAAAGCGGGTCGTGAGCAGGATGTTGAAAGAGTTAAAGTGATGATGGTCAGTAGAGGGTTCGACTTGTAG